The Haloterrigena turkmenica DSM 5511 genome includes the window CGTCGTTCGTCTCGTTCCCGTCGGAGCCACCGGTATCGCCGTCCTTCTCCTCGGCGTCGCCACGGCCGTCGGCGTCCTCGTCGCTATCGTCGGATTCGTCGTCGACTTCTTCGACGTCGATGTCTTCGCCCGCGACGCCGCTTTCCGAGATAACGGGTTTCAGGTTGTAGCCGCCGTTTCCTTTCTTGACTACGTTGATGTCGAACACGAACTCGAGGGGCTCGTCCTCGCGAACCTCGAAGGAGTGGACGATCTGGAGTTTCTCGCTGGGTACCTTCACGGGCACCGTCTCGCCGTCGACGACGCCCTCGACGTCCGCGACGTGGAGTTCGATCTTCTCGTAGCTCCCCGCCGAGAGGCCGCCCTCGAAGACCGAGATCGCTTTGTCGCCGACGACCTGCGTCAGGTCGACCGTCGCGCCCTCGAGGTCGAGCCAGTAGAATCCGCGGCGTCGCTCGACGTCGGTCTCGCTCGAGTCAGAATCGTCGCTCGCGTCGGATTCATCACCGTTTGCGTCCGATCCGCCGTCGTTTGCATCCGATTCATCGTCGGATCCGTCGGCCGTCGATGCATCGTCGTCACCGTCGTCGGACGATCCCTCCTCGGCCCCGTCGTTGGCCGTTTCCTCGCCGTCGGCTTCGGCGTCTTCGCCATCGGTCTCGGACTCGGTATCCTCGCCGTCGTTCGCGTCCTCGCCCCCGCCGTCGAAGATGCGGGCGCTGTCGAAGGAAACGTCGAGTCGATCGAAGTCGCCGATGTCGGCGGGTCTGTCGCTGACGAGTAGCCGGAAGTTCGCCCCGTCGGCGGTCGTCGATCCGTCGGTTTCCTCCTCGTCCGGCGCGTCGCTCGAGTCGTCGGACGTCGTATCGCCGGCACAGCCGGCCAGCATCGTCGCGCCGACGGTCCCGCCGGCGGCGATGAACGTCCGGCGGTCGATATCGGGGTCGAAGGTCTCGTCGTCTCGATCGTCGTTCGCTCGCTCGGTCGTCATACGCTGCCCGTCGAATGCGGGTTGCTAAAAGGGTGACAGTCGTTCTGAACGGACAGAACGGTTCACGATCGTTTCCGACGGCGACCACCGGCAGGGAGAGAACCCGACAGAACGGTTGAGCGCTCCGCAGGACGCCGTTTCGACGGGCGGCGATTCGTCGTCGCCCGAGAGCGGTATCGAACGGCGACGCCGACGGGTCGGACCGCCCCGCCGCCGGCCGATCCGTGGCTTGCAACGGATCACCGCACCTATATTTATCGCGCCGCCCTGTGACGGAACATGGAACTGCTCGACGACAGCATCGTCCCGGAGCACGCCCGCGACGTCAAGGCCGAAGCGCGGGAGTTCGCGCGCGAACACATCGAACCGAACGCTCAGGAGTACTACCAGGCCGGCGAGTATCCAGAGGAGATCCTCGAGGCGGGTCAGGAGGCGAACCTCGTCGCTCAGGACATCCCCGAGGAGTGGGGCGGTCGAGGGTTCGATCTCCCGCAGCTGCTGGCGCTGACTGAGGAGTTCTACCGCGCCGACGCGGGGATCGCGCTGACCCTCCAGTTGGCGAGTTTCGGCTGCAAGATGACGGTCACCTACGGCACCGACGACCAGTGCGAGCGGTTCATCCAACCGGTCGCCGAGGGCGAGCAGCGCTCGGGACTGGCGGTCTCCGAACCCGACACCGGCAGCGACCTCGCGGGGATGGAGACCACCGCGGAGAAGGACGGCGACGAGTACGTCCTCAACGGGGAGAAGTACTGGATCGGCAACGGTGTCGAGGCCGACTGGATCACCCTCTACGCGCGAACGGGCGACGACGAGTCGAACCCGTACGGAAACTACTCGCTGTTTATCGTCCCGACCGACACCGACGGCTACGAGGCCGAACACATCCCCGAGAAGATGGCCATGCGCGCCTCGAAGCAGGCCCACATCGAACTCGAGGACTGCCGGATCCCCGCGGAGAACCTGATCGGCGAGGAGGGCGAGGGGTTCTGGATGCTCGCAGACTTCTTCAACCACGGTCGGATCGCCGTCTCCGGCCACGGACTCGGCCTCGCGGCGGCGGCCATCGAGTCCACCTGGGAGTTCGTCCACGACCGCGAGCAGTTCGGGCAGACGATCAGCGACTTCCAAGCGGTCCAGCACGGCCTCGCCGACATGCTGCTCGAGTTCGAGAGCGCACGGTCGCTCGCCTGGCGGGCCTGTGAGAAGGTACAGAACGGGGAGAACGAGGGCTACTGGGCGGCGGTGTCGAAGACCAAGACGACCGAGACCGCGACCGAGGTCGCCGAACAGGGGATGCAGTTCCACGGCGGTCGGTCGGTTCTGGACGAACGGCGGATCGCCCGCGTCTACCGCGACGTCCGCATTCCGGTCATCTACGAGGGGTCGAACGAAATTCAGCGCAACCTGATCTACGGACAGGCGCCATGACGCCGGCTCGGCGGTGACCCTCGCCTCCGGCGACCGTCGGCGCGTCGATCGGTCGATGCGTCCGCGAACGCGTCCGAAACCGATCGATGGTACGATAACGTGACGAACACGTCGAAAGAACAAT containing:
- a CDS encoding DUF4382 domain-containing protein; amino-acid sequence: MTTERANDDRDDETFDPDIDRRTFIAAGGTVGATMLAGCAGDTTSDDSSDAPDEEETDGSTTADGANFRLLVSDRPADIGDFDRLDVSFDSARIFDGGGEDANDGEDTESETDGEDAEADGEETANDGAEEGSSDDGDDDASTADGSDDESDANDGGSDANGDESDASDDSDSSETDVERRRGFYWLDLEGATVDLTQVVGDKAISVFEGGLSAGSYEKIELHVADVEGVVDGETVPVKVPSEKLQIVHSFEVREDEPLEFVFDINVVKKGNGGYNLKPVISESGVAGEDIDVEEVDDESDDSDEDADGRGDAEEKDGDTGGSDGNETNDGDADDGTESEANP
- a CDS encoding acyl-CoA dehydrogenase family protein gives rise to the protein MELLDDSIVPEHARDVKAEAREFAREHIEPNAQEYYQAGEYPEEILEAGQEANLVAQDIPEEWGGRGFDLPQLLALTEEFYRADAGIALTLQLASFGCKMTVTYGTDDQCERFIQPVAEGEQRSGLAVSEPDTGSDLAGMETTAEKDGDEYVLNGEKYWIGNGVEADWITLYARTGDDESNPYGNYSLFIVPTDTDGYEAEHIPEKMAMRASKQAHIELEDCRIPAENLIGEEGEGFWMLADFFNHGRIAVSGHGLGLAAAAIESTWEFVHDREQFGQTISDFQAVQHGLADMLLEFESARSLAWRACEKVQNGENEGYWAAVSKTKTTETATEVAEQGMQFHGGRSVLDERRIARVYRDVRIPVIYEGSNEIQRNLIYGQAP